From a single Arachis hypogaea cultivar Tifrunner chromosome 3, arahy.Tifrunner.gnm2.J5K5, whole genome shotgun sequence genomic region:
- the LOC112789447 gene encoding F-box protein At5g07670, whose product MSFPPSNNNTQNQNQHNAIIKNPNPNNFPISSPTKKRASRWSDIWLKTNTNAKNNNPLNSMVVAMQLHSLSSSPKHPKSIPNFSIMDRTLLLSDELLLKILAKLPDSQRNSNSLVCKRWLNLQGRLVRSLKVLDWNFLLSGRLIHRFPNLNHVDLVSGSLISPRNSGICLSHRYLSMHVDSASSPSWCFGEENLLPVEVIDNGLIALAGGCPNLRRLSVIGASEMGLLSVAEECSTLQELELQRCSDNVLRGIAARANLQILKLVGNVDGLYTSVVSDIGLTILAQGCKRLVKLELSGCEGSFDGIKAIGKCCQMLEELTFCDHRMDDGWLAALSFCENLKTLRFQSCKRIDHNPGLEEYLGSCEALERLHLHKCQLRDKKSVAAMFSVCRAAKEIIIQDCWGLDNTMFSFANVCRRVKLLYLEGCSMLTNEGLESVIHSWKELQSLKVVSCKNIKDSEISPELATLFTTLIDLKWRPDTKSLLPSSLAGIGMGKKGGKFFRRV is encoded by the exons ATGTCGTTTCCACCTTCCAACAACAATACCCAGAACCAGAATCAGCATAATGCGATTATAAAGAACCCTAACCCTAACAATTTCCCAATTTCTTCTCCCACAAAGAAGAGAGCTTCAAGGTGGTCCGATATCTGGCTCAAGACCAACACCAACGCCAAGAATAATAATCCCCTCAACTCCATGGTCGTTGCTATGCAGCTTCACTCTCTATCTTCTTCCCCCAAACACCCGAAATCGATTCCCAATTTCTCAATCATGGACCGAACCCTACTCTTATCCGACGAGCTTCTTTTGAAGATCCTCGCCAAGCTTCCAGATTCTCAGAGGAACTCAAATTCCCTCGTTTGCAAGCGGTGGCTCAACCTCCAGGGTCGACTCGTTCGTTCCCTCAAGGTATTGGACTGGAACTTCCTCTTATCTGGTAGGTTGATTCACAGGTTCCCGAACCTAAATCACGTTGATTTGGTCTCTGGGTCTTTGATTTCTCCGAGAAATTCCGGAATTTGTTTGAGCCATCGTTATCTTTCCATGCATGTTGATTCTGCGTCTTCGCCAAGTTGGTGTTTTGGTGAGGAGAATTTGCTCCCTGTTGAGGTCATTGACAATGGCCTAATTGCTCTTGCCGGTGGCTGCCCCAATTTGCGCCGGCTTTCGGTGATCGGAGCCAGCGAGATGGGCCTGCTGAGTGTGGCTGAGGAGTGTTCCACATTGCAGGAGCTTGAGCTGCAGAGGTGCAGTGACAATGTACTTCGAGGGATCGCGGCTCGCGCGAATTTGCAGATCTTGAAACTTGTGGGGAATGTTGATGGTTTGTACACTTCAGTTGTGTCTGATATTGGGTTAACCATTTTGGCTCAGGGGTGTAAGAGGCTGGTGAAGCTTGAGCTTAGTGGGTGTGAAGGTAGCTTTGATGGGATCAAAGCCATTGGCAAGTGTTGCCAAATGTTGGAGGAGTTGACTTTTTGTGATCACAGGATGGATGATGGGTGGTTGGCAGCACTCTCATTTTGTGAGAATTTGAAGACATTGAGGTTCCAGTCTTGCAAACGGATCGATCATAATCCTGGTCTAGAGGAGTACTTGGGTTCTTGCGAGGCACTCGAACGGCTTCATTTGCACAAATGCCAGCTGCGCGACAAGAAGAGTGTTGCGGCCATGTTTTCCGTGTGCAGGGCTGCAAAGGAGATCATTATCCAGGATTGTTGGGGATTGGACAATACCATGTTTAGCTTCGCAAATGTTTGCAG gCGGGTAAAATTGTTGTACTTAGAAGGATGCTCAATGCTAACAAATGAAGGTTTGGAATCTGTAATCCATTCTTGGAAGGAGCTTCAGAGCCTTAAAGTAGTGTCATGTAAGAACATAAAGGACAGTGAAATCTCTCCTGAACTAGCAACCTTATTCACCACTCTCATAGATTTGAAATGGAGACCAGACACCAAATCACTTCTTCCATCAAGTCTTGCCGGAATAGGCATGGGTAAGAAAGGTGGTAAATTTTTCAGGAGGGTGTGA
- the LOC112789448 gene encoding structural maintenance of chromosomes protein 6B isoform X1: MEEGMGESMTRVCPPNLRYEQQPQHTAGTIKKIRLENFMCHENFEMEFGNAVNFVLGQNGSGKSAILTALCVAFGSRAKKTDRANHLKDLIKKGCSNAVIHVEIQNEGEDAFKPEIYGDVIIVERRISVSANSIILKDHQGKRVGYRIADLREMVEHFNIDVDNPCVIMSQDKSREFLHSGNDKDKFKFFYKATLLQQVNDLLENISKEIGVAHGIVKDLEGSIKPVEKELKELQDKIKAMEHIEQMSVDIQKLKKKLAWSWVYDVDKNLQAQSAKIDKLKSRIPACQAKIDQQLNDIVRLKEGISEKKDAIAIMMEEYTQLNQIITDQNQPLSLARKEALELEHDCNSKTSKVQKMLQRLKKLEQEVQDLHEQHVKNTQAEKSDLEEKLKGLQHEVHTAELDWGRLKEEETKLMNNINLQNEEIKTIVYKIRGHENNCNEISKQIREYEQKQGNKIRVFGGERVMHLIYLVEKYHQRFKMPPIGPIGVHLNLLDAKKWAATVEHAIGGLLNSFIVTDHKDFLLLKQLAKEANYRNLQIIIYDFSIPRLKIPQHMLPETNHPSTLSLLQSENHTVINVLVDLGNVERQVLVKDYDTGKVVAFNQRPRNLKEIYTADGKKMFYRGGVETTLPLKGKGPGRLCSSFEDYIKDLRSKASDEQNAANEGKSRKRQAEIKLRELESNLTSVKRHCENVGRSLSSKKLALEEAMHQHAAENSSIPSSSVEELDVEITEFKKKLEEEQILLEALRQRKDEASGKAKDLKVKFDKLRGSAEDKFTVIEKAGNQCRKIESELELAEQGKAHYENLMENKVLPAIKKAEEEYQELTKMREEYAKKASIICPENEINDCDSLEGCDMKTPDQISAELKELSQKVEHECRRHSEPIADLRMLYEKKQRKIMKRQKVYKALRQKLDACQRALEIRGKKFKSNATRLKQQLSWKFNDHLRKKGISGLIKVNYEENTLSIEVQMPQDASNRAVRDTRGLSGGERSFSTLCFALALHEMSESPFRAMDEFDVFMDAVSRKISLETLVDFCVAQGSQWLFITPHDTSTVKPGPKVKKMQMLAPRS; the protein is encoded by the exons ATGGAAGAAGGGATGGGAGAATCCATGACTAGGGTTTGCCCTCCTAATCTTCGGTATGAGCAGCAACCGCAGCACACTGCGGGTACCATCAAGAAGATTCGACTGGAGAACTTTATGTGCCATGAAAACTTCGAGATGGAGTTCGGAAACGCCGTCAATTTCGTCCTTGGTCAAAACGGAA GTGGTAAGAGTGCCATCCTAACAGCATTGTGTGTTGCATTTGGTAGTCGAGCTAAAAAGACCGATAGGGCAAACCATTTGAAGGATCTCATTAAAAAGGGTTGCAG CAATGCTGTCATCCAtgttgaaattcaaaatgaaggAGAAGATGCGTTTAAGCCTGAAATATATGGTGACGTTATCATTGTTGAACGTAGGATATCCGTATCTGCAAACTCCATTATATTAAAAGATCACCAAG GAAAGAGAGTGGGCTACCGGATAGCGGATCTCCGGGAAATGGTTGAGCATTTTAAT ATTGATGTGGATAATCCGTGTGTAATTATGAGTCAAGACAAAAGCAGAGAATTTTTGCATTCTGGGAACGATAAAGATAAATTTAAG TTTTTTTACAAGGCCACACTCCTACAGCAAGTCAATGATCTCTTGGAAAACATTTCTAAAGAAATAGGTGTCGCACATGGCATAGTTAAAGACTTAGAGGGTTCAATAAAGCCCGTTGAGAAGGAGCTTAAGGAGCTGCAAGACAAAATCAAAGCTATGGAACATATTGAACAAATGTCTGTAGACATTCAAAAGTTAAAGAAGAAACTTGCATGGTCTTGGGTTTATGATGTGGATAAGAATCTTCAGGCACAAAGTGCCAAGATAGATAAGCTAAAGAGCCGGATACCTGCCTGCCAAGCTAAGATTGATCAACAATTG AATGATATTGTAAGATTGAAGGAAGGCATCTCTGAGAAGAAAGACGCAATTGCAATTATGATGGAAGAGTATACACAACTTAATCAAATTATTACTGATCAAAATCAGCCTTTGTCCTTG GCTAGAAAAGAAGCGCTTGAACTTGAGCATGACTGCAATTCCAAAACTAGCAAAGTACAGAAGATGTTACAGCGACTTAaaaaacttgaacaagaagtcCAGGATCTTCATGAGCAGCATGTGAAAAATACTCAG GCTGAAAAATCTGACTTGGAGGAGAAACTTAAGGGTCTCCAACATGAGGTTCATACTGCTGAGCTAGACTGGGGAAG GTTAAAGGAGGAAGAGACTAAGTTAATGAACAACATAAAtttgcaaaatgaagaaattaagacAATTGTTTATAAG ATCCGAGGTCATGAAAACAATTGTAATGAAATCTCCAAGCAAATCCGCGAATATGAACAGAAACAAGGCAATAAG ATTAGAGTTTTTGGAGGAGAAAGAGTAATGCATCTGATATACTTAGTTGAGAAATATCATCAAAGGTTTAAGATGCCACCGATTGGTCCAATTGGTGTCCATTTG AATTTACTTGATGCTAAAAAATGGGCTGCTACTGTTGAACATGCCATCGGGGGATTGCTCAATTCCTTTATAGTAACTGATCATAAGGATTTTCTTCTTCTGAAACAATTGGCGAAGGAAGCAAACTATAGGAATcttcaaattattatttatgatttttcaatacCGAG GTTAAAAATACCACAGCACATGCTTCCTGAGACAAATCATCCATCAACACTTTCCCTTTTACAATCTGAGAACCACACTGTGATTAATGTCTTAGTGGATCTA GGAAATGTTGAGAGACAAGTACTCGTAAAGGATTATGATACTGGCAAAGTGGTTGCTTTTAATCAAAGGCCTCGGAATCTGAAAGAGATCTACACAGCAGATGGCAAGAAAAT GTTTTATCGAGGTGGTGTGGAGACTACTCTTCCACTAAAGGGGAAGGGACCCGGCCGTTTATGTAGTTCTTTTGAAGATTATATTAAGGATCTTCGAAGTAAGGCATCTGATGAACAAAATGCAGCTAATGAGGGTAAAAGTAGAAAACGACAGGCAGAGATCAAACTTCGGGAATTAGAATCAAATCTTACATCTGTAAAG aGGCATTGTGAAAATGTTGGACGAAGTTTATCTTCTAAGAAGCTAGCTTTGGAGGAGGCAATGCATCAGCATGCTGCTGAAAATAGCTCAATTCCTTCCTCATCTGTTGAGGAGCTTGATGTAGAAATCACA GAATTCAAGAAGaaattagaagaagaacaaatattGTTGGAGGCCCTTCGACAAAGGAAGGATGAAGCATCGGGCAAAGCAAAGGATCTTAAAGTAAAATTTGACAAGCTGCGTG GGTCAGCAGAGGACAAATTTACTGTGATTGAAAAGGCTGGGAATCAATGTAGGAAAATTGAAAGTGAACTGGAGTTGGCTGAACAG GGGAAGGCTCACTATGAAAATCTCATGGAAAACAAGGTCCTACCTGCTATTAAGAAGGCCGAGGAAGAATATCAGGAGCTTACAAAAATGCGTGAG GAATATGCTAAGAAGGCTTCCATAATTTGCCCTGAGAATGAAATCAATGATTGTGATTCATTAGAAGGTTGTGATATGAAAACCCCAGATCAAATCAGTGCTGAATTAAAAGAACTAAGTCAGAAAGTTGAGCATGAGTGCCGAAG GCACTCTGAACCAATTGCTGATCTTAGGATGCTTTATGAGAAAAAACAACGCAAGATTATGAAGAGGCAGAAAGTGTACAAAGCTCTTCGACAAAAGTTGGAT GCATGCCAGAGAGCCTTAGAGATACGGGGGAAGAAGTTTAAGAGCAATGCAACTCGCCTGAAGCAGCAGCTTTCTTGGAA GTTTAATGATCATCTGAGGAAGAAAGGAATCAGCGGACTTATTAAAGTTAATTATGAGGAGAATACCTTATCTATCGAG GTTCAAATGCCTCAAGATGCATCTAACAGAGCTGTTCGAGACACCAGGGGGCTTTCAG GTGGGGAGCGTTCTTTTTCAACTTTGTGCTTTGCATTAGCTCTCCATGAAATGTCAGAATCCCCCTTCAGAGCAATGGATGAATTCGATGTCTTTATG GATGCAGTAAGCCGAAAAATCAGCTTGGAGACACTGGTTGATTTTTGTGTGGCACAAGGATCCCAATGGCTATTCATCACCCCCCATGATACCAG CACGGTGAAGCCAGGACCTAAGGTAAAGAAGATGCAAATGCTAGCCCCTCGCTCTTGA
- the LOC112789448 gene encoding structural maintenance of chromosomes protein 6B isoform X2 translates to MEEGMGESMTRVCPPNLRYEQQPQHTAGTIKKIRLENFMCHENFEMEFGNAVNFVLGQNGSGKSAILTALCVAFGSRAKKTDRANHLKDLIKKGCSNAVIHVEIQNEGEDAFKPEIYGDVIIVERRISVSANSIILKDHQGKRVGYRIADLREMVEHFNIDVDNPCVIMSQDKSREFLHSGNDKDKFKFFYKATLLQQVNDLLENISKEIGVAHGIVKDLEGSIKPVEKELKELQDKIKAMEHIEQMSVDIQKLKKKLAWSWVYDVDKNLQAQSAKIDKLKSRIPACQAKIDQQLNDIVRLKEGISEKKDAIAIMMEEYTQLNQIITDQNQPLSLARKEALELEHDCNSKTSKVQKMLQRLKKLEQEVQDLHEQHVKNTQAEKSDLEEKLKGLQHEVHTAELDWGRLKEEETKLMNNINLQNEEIKTIVYKIRGHENNCNEISKQIREYEQKQGNKNLLDAKKWAATVEHAIGGLLNSFIVTDHKDFLLLKQLAKEANYRNLQIIIYDFSIPRLKIPQHMLPETNHPSTLSLLQSENHTVINVLVDLGNVERQVLVKDYDTGKVVAFNQRPRNLKEIYTADGKKMFYRGGVETTLPLKGKGPGRLCSSFEDYIKDLRSKASDEQNAANEGKSRKRQAEIKLRELESNLTSVKRHCENVGRSLSSKKLALEEAMHQHAAENSSIPSSSVEELDVEITEFKKKLEEEQILLEALRQRKDEASGKAKDLKVKFDKLRGSAEDKFTVIEKAGNQCRKIESELELAEQGKAHYENLMENKVLPAIKKAEEEYQELTKMREEYAKKASIICPENEINDCDSLEGCDMKTPDQISAELKELSQKVEHECRRHSEPIADLRMLYEKKQRKIMKRQKVYKALRQKLDACQRALEIRGKKFKSNATRLKQQLSWKFNDHLRKKGISGLIKVNYEENTLSIEVQMPQDASNRAVRDTRGLSGGERSFSTLCFALALHEMSESPFRAMDEFDVFMDAVSRKISLETLVDFCVAQGSQWLFITPHDTSTVKPGPKVKKMQMLAPRS, encoded by the exons ATGGAAGAAGGGATGGGAGAATCCATGACTAGGGTTTGCCCTCCTAATCTTCGGTATGAGCAGCAACCGCAGCACACTGCGGGTACCATCAAGAAGATTCGACTGGAGAACTTTATGTGCCATGAAAACTTCGAGATGGAGTTCGGAAACGCCGTCAATTTCGTCCTTGGTCAAAACGGAA GTGGTAAGAGTGCCATCCTAACAGCATTGTGTGTTGCATTTGGTAGTCGAGCTAAAAAGACCGATAGGGCAAACCATTTGAAGGATCTCATTAAAAAGGGTTGCAG CAATGCTGTCATCCAtgttgaaattcaaaatgaaggAGAAGATGCGTTTAAGCCTGAAATATATGGTGACGTTATCATTGTTGAACGTAGGATATCCGTATCTGCAAACTCCATTATATTAAAAGATCACCAAG GAAAGAGAGTGGGCTACCGGATAGCGGATCTCCGGGAAATGGTTGAGCATTTTAAT ATTGATGTGGATAATCCGTGTGTAATTATGAGTCAAGACAAAAGCAGAGAATTTTTGCATTCTGGGAACGATAAAGATAAATTTAAG TTTTTTTACAAGGCCACACTCCTACAGCAAGTCAATGATCTCTTGGAAAACATTTCTAAAGAAATAGGTGTCGCACATGGCATAGTTAAAGACTTAGAGGGTTCAATAAAGCCCGTTGAGAAGGAGCTTAAGGAGCTGCAAGACAAAATCAAAGCTATGGAACATATTGAACAAATGTCTGTAGACATTCAAAAGTTAAAGAAGAAACTTGCATGGTCTTGGGTTTATGATGTGGATAAGAATCTTCAGGCACAAAGTGCCAAGATAGATAAGCTAAAGAGCCGGATACCTGCCTGCCAAGCTAAGATTGATCAACAATTG AATGATATTGTAAGATTGAAGGAAGGCATCTCTGAGAAGAAAGACGCAATTGCAATTATGATGGAAGAGTATACACAACTTAATCAAATTATTACTGATCAAAATCAGCCTTTGTCCTTG GCTAGAAAAGAAGCGCTTGAACTTGAGCATGACTGCAATTCCAAAACTAGCAAAGTACAGAAGATGTTACAGCGACTTAaaaaacttgaacaagaagtcCAGGATCTTCATGAGCAGCATGTGAAAAATACTCAG GCTGAAAAATCTGACTTGGAGGAGAAACTTAAGGGTCTCCAACATGAGGTTCATACTGCTGAGCTAGACTGGGGAAG GTTAAAGGAGGAAGAGACTAAGTTAATGAACAACATAAAtttgcaaaatgaagaaattaagacAATTGTTTATAAG ATCCGAGGTCATGAAAACAATTGTAATGAAATCTCCAAGCAAATCCGCGAATATGAACAGAAACAAGGCAATAAG AATTTACTTGATGCTAAAAAATGGGCTGCTACTGTTGAACATGCCATCGGGGGATTGCTCAATTCCTTTATAGTAACTGATCATAAGGATTTTCTTCTTCTGAAACAATTGGCGAAGGAAGCAAACTATAGGAATcttcaaattattatttatgatttttcaatacCGAG GTTAAAAATACCACAGCACATGCTTCCTGAGACAAATCATCCATCAACACTTTCCCTTTTACAATCTGAGAACCACACTGTGATTAATGTCTTAGTGGATCTA GGAAATGTTGAGAGACAAGTACTCGTAAAGGATTATGATACTGGCAAAGTGGTTGCTTTTAATCAAAGGCCTCGGAATCTGAAAGAGATCTACACAGCAGATGGCAAGAAAAT GTTTTATCGAGGTGGTGTGGAGACTACTCTTCCACTAAAGGGGAAGGGACCCGGCCGTTTATGTAGTTCTTTTGAAGATTATATTAAGGATCTTCGAAGTAAGGCATCTGATGAACAAAATGCAGCTAATGAGGGTAAAAGTAGAAAACGACAGGCAGAGATCAAACTTCGGGAATTAGAATCAAATCTTACATCTGTAAAG aGGCATTGTGAAAATGTTGGACGAAGTTTATCTTCTAAGAAGCTAGCTTTGGAGGAGGCAATGCATCAGCATGCTGCTGAAAATAGCTCAATTCCTTCCTCATCTGTTGAGGAGCTTGATGTAGAAATCACA GAATTCAAGAAGaaattagaagaagaacaaatattGTTGGAGGCCCTTCGACAAAGGAAGGATGAAGCATCGGGCAAAGCAAAGGATCTTAAAGTAAAATTTGACAAGCTGCGTG GGTCAGCAGAGGACAAATTTACTGTGATTGAAAAGGCTGGGAATCAATGTAGGAAAATTGAAAGTGAACTGGAGTTGGCTGAACAG GGGAAGGCTCACTATGAAAATCTCATGGAAAACAAGGTCCTACCTGCTATTAAGAAGGCCGAGGAAGAATATCAGGAGCTTACAAAAATGCGTGAG GAATATGCTAAGAAGGCTTCCATAATTTGCCCTGAGAATGAAATCAATGATTGTGATTCATTAGAAGGTTGTGATATGAAAACCCCAGATCAAATCAGTGCTGAATTAAAAGAACTAAGTCAGAAAGTTGAGCATGAGTGCCGAAG GCACTCTGAACCAATTGCTGATCTTAGGATGCTTTATGAGAAAAAACAACGCAAGATTATGAAGAGGCAGAAAGTGTACAAAGCTCTTCGACAAAAGTTGGAT GCATGCCAGAGAGCCTTAGAGATACGGGGGAAGAAGTTTAAGAGCAATGCAACTCGCCTGAAGCAGCAGCTTTCTTGGAA GTTTAATGATCATCTGAGGAAGAAAGGAATCAGCGGACTTATTAAAGTTAATTATGAGGAGAATACCTTATCTATCGAG GTTCAAATGCCTCAAGATGCATCTAACAGAGCTGTTCGAGACACCAGGGGGCTTTCAG GTGGGGAGCGTTCTTTTTCAACTTTGTGCTTTGCATTAGCTCTCCATGAAATGTCAGAATCCCCCTTCAGAGCAATGGATGAATTCGATGTCTTTATG GATGCAGTAAGCCGAAAAATCAGCTTGGAGACACTGGTTGATTTTTGTGTGGCACAAGGATCCCAATGGCTATTCATCACCCCCCATGATACCAG CACGGTGAAGCCAGGACCTAAGGTAAAGAAGATGCAAATGCTAGCCCCTCGCTCTTGA
- the LOC140183048 gene encoding uncharacterized protein, with translation MTVKMPRSRVQIKTFPVYRESEEVQGVRVLHHIFWSFYLCIVTFKHCKPLVQVDGMHLYGKYKGALLVVVAHNGNQNIVPIAFAIVEVYSRTEQEYNKNYQRLKERGEAYTQWCNEIGVERWVLAFDGGHRWGDMTTNLVECTNSVLKGARNLPVTALVRSTFYRLNELFTWKSTETHERLHNGFTYSEFATKRVEESFRRAGNIVVNWFDRHNEVFEVREMQDGTIYTVYLAQRHCDCGHFQVERLSCRHVLACCTN, from the exons ATGACAGTGAAGATGCCAAGGTCTCGTGTTCAAATTAAAACGTTCCCCGTTTACCGTGAGAGTGAAGAGGTTCAAGGTGTAAGAGTTCTGCACCACATTTTTTGGAGCTTCTACTTGTGTATTGTAACATTCAAACACTGCAAGCCACTGGTGCAAGTTGATGGCATGCACCTGTACGGAAAATATAAAGGTGCACTTCTAGTAGTGGTTGCACATAATGGGAATCAAAACAttgtgcctattgcatttgcgaTTGTCGAAG TCTATTCTAGGACGGAGCAGGAGTACAACAAAAACTACCAAAGGCTTAAAGAGCGGGGTGAAGCATATACTCAATGGTGCAATGAAATCGGTGTTGAGAGATGGGTGTTAGCATTCGATGGTGGTCATCGTTGGGGAGATATGACGACAAACTTGGTAGAGTGCACAAATTCTGTCCTGAAGGGTGCACGCAACCTTCCTGTGACTGCTCTTGTCCGGTCAACTTTTTATCGGCTGAATGAGTTGTTCACTTGGAAGAGTACCGAGACTCACGAGCGTCTCCACAATGGATTCACGTATTCAGAATTTGCAACGAAGAGAGTTGAAGAAAGCTTCCGACGTGCAGGAAACATTGTGGTCAACTGGTTCGACAGGCACAACGAAGTGTTTGAGGTTCGCGAAATGCAAGATGGTACCATTTACACTGTTTACCTTGCACAACGACACTGCGACTGTGGCCATTTCCAGGTCGAACGACTTTCATGTCGCCACGTGCTTGCATGTTGCACCAACTAG